The following coding sequences lie in one Streptococcus suis genomic window:
- a CDS encoding TM2 domain-containing protein: MNYLQNYILSKSSYLPSDKLFILQKELEDLDDEALNVLMMVEMRQPLVALILAIFFGEFGVDRFYVGNKELGFAKLIAFAVSFVTLFILIGFLLFLGLYLWKFIDCFLIMRACKEANFERLMLQIHQYKAFQHSNQTF; the protein is encoded by the coding sequence ATGAATTATCTTCAGAATTATATTTTAAGTAAAAGCAGTTATTTGCCATCTGATAAGTTATTCATTCTGCAAAAAGAACTAGAAGATTTAGATGATGAGGCTTTAAACGTTCTTATGATGGTTGAGATGCGTCAACCTCTTGTCGCTCTTATTTTGGCTATTTTTTTCGGTGAGTTTGGTGTCGACCGTTTTTATGTTGGGAATAAAGAATTGGGATTTGCCAAGCTGATTGCTTTTGCAGTATCTTTTGTTACGCTATTTATCTTGATTGGGTTCTTGTTATTTTTGGGACTTTATTTGTGGAAGTTTATTGATTGCTTCTTAATCATGCGAGCATGTAAGGAGGCGAACTTTGAGCGTTTGATGCTACAAATCCATCAATATAAGGCTTTTCAGCATAGCAATCAGACATTTTAA